One window from the genome of Microbulbifer pacificus encodes:
- a CDS encoding aldo/keto reductase: MQRISSSLSPEFSVSRIAFGLWRLTDWNYSPRERLDLFEQMLDLGMTTFDLADIYGDYRCEQLFGEALKLKPELRARMEVVSKCSIRLAGATSGARINHYDTSAEHVRRAVETSLRDIEIEQMDLLLLHRPDPLMDADVLAAVLEQLVAEGKVKHLGVSNFLPHQFDLLQSRLSLPLVANQVEVSLLHSQSMFDGLLDHCQQHRVIPMAWSPFAGGRLFAGEDADSVRVRNCLQQLCEARGLNPDDGVMQLALAWLLKHPSRMVPVLGSGNPARLVAALAALEMELDREEWFELLRAGRGRDVD, encoded by the coding sequence ATGCAGCGCATTTCCTCTTCCCTCTCTCCCGAGTTTTCTGTTTCCCGCATCGCCTTCGGCCTGTGGCGTCTGACGGACTGGAATTATTCCCCGCGCGAGCGACTGGATCTGTTCGAGCAGATGCTCGATCTGGGGATGACCACCTTCGATCTCGCCGACATCTACGGGGATTACCGCTGTGAACAGTTGTTCGGTGAGGCGCTGAAGCTCAAACCGGAATTGCGCGCACGCATGGAGGTCGTGAGTAAATGCAGTATCCGCCTCGCGGGTGCAACATCGGGTGCGCGCATCAATCATTACGACACCAGCGCGGAACATGTGCGCAGGGCGGTGGAAACCAGTCTGCGCGACATCGAAATCGAGCAGATGGACCTGTTACTGCTGCACCGTCCCGATCCGTTGATGGATGCGGATGTGCTGGCGGCTGTGCTGGAGCAACTGGTTGCGGAGGGCAAGGTAAAACACCTGGGTGTGTCCAATTTTCTGCCGCACCAGTTTGATCTGCTGCAATCGCGCCTGTCGCTGCCGCTGGTGGCGAACCAGGTCGAAGTTTCTTTGCTGCATTCGCAGTCGATGTTCGATGGCCTGCTGGATCACTGTCAGCAGCACAGAGTCATTCCCATGGCCTGGTCGCCATTCGCCGGCGGCCGCTTGTTTGCCGGGGAAGATGCCGACTCCGTGCGTGTGCGGAATTGTCTTCAGCAGCTGTGCGAAGCGCGTGGGTTGAATCCGGATGACGGTGTCATGCAGCTGGCGCTGGCGTGGTTACTAAAACATCCATCGCGCATGGTGCCGGTGCTGGGTAGCGGCAACCCTGCTCGTCTGGTTGCAGCGTTGGCGGCGCTGGAGATGGAACTCGATCGGGAAGAGTGGTTTGAATTGTTGCGTGCGGGGCGTGGGCGGGACGTCGATTGA
- a CDS encoding phytase, producing the protein MTRNFSFFSAVAVSLSIGITAALSGCGPQIDKAATGPKPITPQQELALTNVISSQLAPLTLGGVDYLLLASEKRGLVLVDAKGVEKLALDGGTVERFALHMLEEDNWLIALYDEDSGQMQLRQLDLEEGSPRIRYLGAMATTSPQVAMCFSRQADRTHLFAIDENGLGHEYVVHPREQAWQFTGVRPLYFGEQVSSCVVDDHSGKLLVAQPPLGIWSLNADAEMEEAREVFAASGELAESHFGGLWLDGASGNLWLTAGDKVFAYSINNPRQGPQFVTALAELEPVSAAVQKGVLLALEEESDKVLQFAVELPGPAAEMLTFRGPVEIPRVRASGQTAPVQSGGDAADDPAIWVNPANPSASLILGTDKKSGLSVYNLNGELVEHFPVGRVNNVDLRPMQHGKYVAIAAASNRTDPGVSLFGIAADGKVEDLGLRNLDMGDPYGLCVYRRGADLMTWVSDKDGAVQLLQIVPGEGNADWRLQKVAELAVDSQVEGCVVDDEMQTLFFGEEDGGIWRLDIAAFLAGGAKPQLIAPVDGERLAADVEGMGLYHAGDKSYLVVSSQGNNSYALFSRDGSQFVGRFKVDINLDKSLDGSSETDGLEVSSASFGEQYPQGLLVVQDGRNRMPSQTQNFKLVSWADIAETLQLK; encoded by the coding sequence ATGACGCGTAATTTTTCTTTTTTTTCTGCGGTGGCAGTGAGCCTTTCCATTGGAATTACTGCGGCCCTGAGTGGCTGTGGCCCGCAAATCGACAAGGCCGCAACCGGTCCGAAGCCTATAACTCCACAGCAGGAGCTGGCGCTGACCAATGTTATTTCCAGCCAGCTGGCGCCCCTCACTCTGGGCGGCGTCGACTATCTGCTTTTGGCCAGCGAAAAGCGTGGGCTGGTGCTGGTGGACGCGAAGGGCGTGGAAAAACTGGCGCTGGATGGCGGCACCGTGGAGCGCTTTGCGCTGCACATGCTTGAGGAAGACAACTGGCTGATTGCGCTGTACGACGAAGACAGTGGCCAGATGCAGCTGCGCCAGCTCGACCTGGAAGAGGGCAGCCCGCGTATACGCTATCTCGGGGCCATGGCCACCACCTCGCCTCAGGTCGCTATGTGCTTCTCCCGTCAGGCCGACCGCACGCACCTGTTTGCCATTGACGAAAATGGTCTCGGACATGAGTACGTGGTGCACCCGCGTGAACAGGCATGGCAGTTTACCGGCGTGCGCCCACTCTACTTCGGTGAACAGGTGTCCTCCTGCGTGGTCGACGACCACAGCGGCAAACTGCTGGTTGCGCAACCTCCACTCGGGATCTGGAGCCTGAATGCTGATGCGGAAATGGAGGAAGCGCGCGAAGTATTCGCCGCCTCCGGTGAGCTGGCCGAGAGTCACTTTGGCGGACTGTGGCTGGACGGCGCCAGTGGCAATCTGTGGCTGACCGCCGGCGACAAGGTATTTGCCTACAGCATCAACAATCCGCGCCAGGGGCCGCAGTTCGTTACCGCGCTGGCGGAACTGGAGCCGGTATCGGCCGCGGTGCAGAAGGGCGTGTTACTGGCGCTGGAGGAAGAGAGCGACAAAGTCCTTCAGTTCGCCGTCGAATTGCCGGGACCGGCGGCAGAGATGCTGACCTTCCGCGGTCCGGTGGAGATTCCGCGGGTGCGCGCCAGCGGCCAGACGGCGCCGGTGCAATCCGGTGGTGATGCCGCCGATGATCCCGCCATCTGGGTCAACCCGGCCAATCCGTCTGCGAGTCTGATTCTTGGTACCGACAAAAAAAGCGGCCTCAGTGTCTACAACCTGAATGGCGAACTGGTGGAGCACTTCCCGGTTGGCCGCGTCAACAATGTAGATTTGCGCCCGATGCAGCACGGCAAATACGTAGCCATCGCTGCCGCCAGTAACCGCACCGATCCCGGTGTGAGCCTGTTTGGTATTGCTGCCGACGGCAAGGTGGAAGACCTCGGCCTGCGCAATCTGGACATGGGTGACCCTTACGGCCTGTGCGTGTACCGCCGCGGTGCCGACCTGATGACCTGGGTGTCGGACAAGGACGGCGCCGTGCAGCTGCTGCAGATTGTTCCAGGTGAAGGCAACGCGGACTGGCGTCTACAGAAGGTGGCCGAGCTCGCGGTGGACAGCCAGGTGGAAGGCTGTGTGGTGGATGACGAAATGCAGACGCTGTTTTTCGGTGAGGAAGACGGCGGTATCTGGCGCCTGGATATTGCCGCATTCCTGGCCGGTGGTGCCAAGCCGCAACTGATTGCACCGGTGGATGGCGAGCGCCTGGCAGCGGATGTGGAAGGCATGGGCCTCTATCACGCCGGCGACAAGAGCTACCTGGTGGTGTCCAGTCAGGGCAACAACAGCTACGCCCTGTTCAGCCGCGACGGCAGTCAGTTCGTCGGTCGTTTCAAGGTGGACATCAACCTGGACAAGAGCCTCGACGGCAGCTCGGAAACCGATGGCCTGGAGGTTTCCAGCGCATCCTTCGGCGAGCAGTACCCGCAGGGGCTGCTGGTGGTTCAGGACGGCCGCAACCGCATGCCGAGTCAGACCCAGAATTTCAAGCTGGTGTCCTGGGCGGATATCGCCGAGACGCTGCAGTTGAAGTAA
- the birA gene encoding bifunctional biotin--[acetyl-CoA-carboxylase] ligase/biotin operon repressor BirA: MASRKPDEASAATVDQLGGRLRPLLALLADGEVHSGESLGEVLGVSRAAVWKQLQKLESLGLQVASEKGRGYRLCGGLDLLDEPAIRGQLARETLPLLGPLRVFDRVDSTNARMLVALETGAGHCEVLLAEQQTAGRGRRGRTWLSPFGAGISISIGWRFSGGVQLLEGLSLAVGVALARALARFDVPDVRLKWPNDVWCRGRKLAGVLLELSGDLTDRCAVVIGIGLNMRLPAAAADTIGQPWIDLAEVRPGISRNALVAAMLDELLPMLASYPESGFAVWREAWQALDQFAGVEVCLQSAQQRWCGIERGVDASGALLLEIDGTCRAFHGGELSLRPAGSSAL, encoded by the coding sequence TTGGCGTCACGTAAACCCGACGAAGCTTCCGCCGCCACTGTCGACCAGCTCGGCGGGCGGTTGCGGCCGCTGCTGGCGCTGCTGGCAGATGGCGAGGTGCATTCCGGAGAATCTCTCGGCGAAGTTCTGGGAGTAAGCCGTGCCGCAGTGTGGAAGCAGCTGCAGAAACTGGAATCGCTCGGGTTGCAGGTGGCGTCGGAGAAAGGTCGCGGCTATCGCCTGTGCGGCGGACTGGACCTGTTGGACGAACCCGCCATCCGCGGGCAGCTTGCGCGGGAAACCCTGCCGCTACTTGGGCCGTTGCGGGTGTTTGATCGGGTTGACTCCACCAATGCGCGCATGCTGGTGGCGCTGGAGACGGGCGCGGGGCACTGTGAGGTGTTACTGGCGGAGCAGCAGACCGCCGGCCGCGGTCGTCGCGGGCGCACCTGGCTGAGCCCGTTTGGGGCCGGAATCAGCATCTCTATTGGCTGGCGCTTCAGCGGTGGCGTGCAACTGCTGGAGGGGTTGAGTCTCGCGGTGGGGGTGGCGCTGGCGCGCGCGCTGGCGCGGTTTGACGTGCCCGATGTGCGCCTCAAGTGGCCCAATGATGTGTGGTGTCGAGGGCGCAAGCTGGCGGGGGTGCTGTTGGAGTTAAGTGGCGATCTGACCGACCGCTGCGCGGTTGTGATTGGTATAGGTCTTAATATGCGTCTGCCCGCTGCGGCGGCGGACACCATCGGGCAGCCGTGGATCGACCTTGCCGAGGTGCGTCCCGGCATCTCGCGCAATGCGCTGGTGGCGGCGATGCTGGATGAGCTGTTGCCGATGTTGGCGTCATATCCAGAGAGCGGTTTTGCTGTCTGGCGCGAAGCGTGGCAGGCGCTGGACCAGTTTGCTGGTGTCGAGGTGTGCCTGCAGTCTGCGCAGCAGCGATGGTGCGGTATCGAGCGCGGTGTGGATGCCAGTGGTGCGCTGCTGCTGGAGATCGATGGGACGTGCCGCGCTTTTCATGGCGGCGAGCTTTCCCTGCGGCCGGCGGGGAGCAGTGCTCTGTGA
- a CDS encoding alpha/beta fold hydrolase — MYRKAELGQACGFDRGNLPGIQRVLRCLGLSLAVAVGGVGSARAESGHSSAVNLASESCYADGWSESLRCYRVPVGDDGEVALSVLVAPAVNGGQHEPLYLLAGGPGQAASDLVRLLNPLRKLNRGRDIVMVDRRGGGRSNAFDCGLGTDVPSDIEAFVAKLAVCRVNSGERPLTINSRQTVDDLETVRRALGHSRISLWGGSWGTRTALLYQQWYPQSLQSLVLDGVAPIETKVFLAASAAESALVELQQACSGDPVCARFGDWRAQLDALLANWTEEQARNFPDPLTGKTVEEPIEAWMLAGAVRTALYDPGAAAQLPFAVDQASRGNYTPLSGIVGLFAEMEGAMSMGLTFSVACAEEMNRISAQDISSDAAGTFIGDGFIRVFTEGCKVWPVPEQRYEVPLPRHHPVLLISGSADPITPPKYAEEKLAYLENPQHLIVQGGGHINSMRGCIPDLILAFLDDPQATLDQECLADIHRPPFTAGNYGPALAPQIPEADSRLANEGSTESESAVQVAGEVEGGQQ, encoded by the coding sequence GTGTATCGGAAAGCGGAATTAGGACAGGCGTGCGGTTTTGATCGAGGGAATCTGCCCGGCATTCAGCGCGTGCTGCGTTGTCTGGGGCTCTCACTCGCTGTGGCTGTTGGCGGCGTGGGATCGGCGCGGGCCGAGTCCGGGCATTCGTCGGCAGTGAATCTCGCGAGTGAATCCTGCTACGCCGATGGCTGGTCCGAATCTCTGCGTTGTTACCGTGTTCCTGTCGGCGACGACGGCGAGGTCGCGCTCTCGGTGCTGGTGGCGCCCGCTGTGAATGGTGGCCAACACGAGCCGTTGTACCTGTTGGCCGGCGGCCCGGGGCAGGCGGCGAGCGATCTTGTGCGGCTGCTTAATCCGCTGCGCAAGCTGAACCGCGGGCGCGATATCGTCATGGTGGACCGCCGCGGCGGGGGGCGTTCCAATGCGTTCGATTGCGGGCTCGGCACGGATGTGCCGTCGGATATCGAAGCCTTCGTGGCCAAGCTGGCGGTATGCCGGGTGAATTCCGGCGAGCGGCCGCTGACCATCAACAGCCGTCAGACCGTCGACGACCTGGAAACCGTGCGCCGGGCGTTGGGACATTCGCGCATTTCCCTGTGGGGCGGCTCCTGGGGTACGCGCACCGCTCTGCTGTACCAGCAGTGGTATCCGCAATCCCTGCAGAGCCTGGTGCTCGACGGTGTGGCGCCCATCGAGACCAAGGTGTTTCTTGCCGCCTCGGCTGCGGAATCCGCGCTGGTGGAACTGCAGCAGGCCTGCAGTGGCGATCCGGTGTGTGCGCGCTTTGGAGACTGGCGCGCGCAGCTCGACGCGTTGCTCGCCAACTGGACGGAAGAGCAGGCGCGTAATTTCCCCGATCCGTTGACCGGGAAAACCGTCGAGGAACCGATCGAGGCCTGGATGCTGGCGGGGGCGGTGCGCACCGCGCTCTACGATCCGGGCGCCGCAGCGCAGCTGCCATTCGCCGTGGATCAGGCGAGCCGCGGCAACTACACGCCGCTGTCCGGGATCGTCGGTCTGTTTGCGGAAATGGAGGGGGCGATGTCCATGGGGCTCACCTTTTCCGTGGCTTGTGCGGAGGAAATGAACCGTATTTCCGCGCAGGATATTTCCAGCGATGCGGCGGGGACATTTATCGGTGACGGATTCATTCGTGTGTTCACCGAGGGCTGCAAGGTGTGGCCGGTGCCGGAGCAGCGCTACGAGGTGCCGCTGCCACGCCATCATCCGGTGCTGCTGATTTCCGGCAGTGCGGACCCGATTACGCCACCGAAATACGCCGAGGAAAAACTGGCGTATCTGGAAAATCCGCAGCACCTGATTGTGCAGGGCGGCGGGCACATCAATTCCATGCGCGGCTGTATACCCGACCTGATCCTCGCATTCCTCGATGATCCTCAGGCGACGCTGGATCAGGAATGTCTGGCGGATATCCATCGTCCACCGTTTACCGCGGGTAATTATGGCCCCGCGCTGGCGCCGCAGATTCCGGAGGCGGACTCAAGGCTGGCGAATGAGGGCAGCACCGAATCAGAAAGCGCTGTACAGGTAGCGGGAGAAGTGGAGGGAGGTCAGCAGTGA
- a CDS encoding ATP-binding cassette domain-containing protein, producing MIRVDNICKSFAGTPVLRNLSFEVPDGRITALLGANGAGKTSCLRIVCGLLSADSGRVLVGDADPALDPMGARRQLGVVGDREGLYERLTVREYLEVFARMQGLSGAALAAALNAVREDLELASLWNRRTKGFSQGERMKVSLARALVHRPQHLILDEPTRGLDVLAVRLLRRTLLRLRAAGTTILFSSHVMPEVAELSDRVLVMAAGQIVGAGTPEQLAAETGCNTLEDSFVALAYGQRAGMTRVEGEPA from the coding sequence GTGATTCGTGTCGACAATATCTGCAAGTCCTTTGCCGGTACGCCGGTGTTGCGCAACCTCAGCTTTGAGGTGCCCGACGGAAGAATTACCGCACTCCTCGGTGCCAACGGCGCCGGCAAGACCAGTTGCCTGCGTATAGTCTGCGGTCTGCTGAGCGCCGATTCAGGGCGTGTTCTGGTGGGCGACGCCGACCCGGCCCTCGATCCGATGGGGGCCCGCCGTCAGCTGGGCGTGGTAGGCGACCGTGAGGGGCTGTATGAACGGCTGACGGTGCGCGAGTATCTGGAGGTGTTCGCGCGCATGCAGGGGCTTTCCGGCGCGGCGCTGGCCGCTGCACTGAACGCGGTGCGCGAGGATCTGGAATTGGCTTCGCTTTGGAATCGGCGCACCAAAGGGTTCTCTCAGGGGGAGCGCATGAAGGTCTCGCTGGCGCGCGCGCTGGTGCATCGCCCGCAGCATCTGATTCTCGATGAACCCACCCGCGGCCTGGATGTACTGGCGGTCAGGCTGCTGCGCAGAACTCTGCTGCGGCTGCGCGCGGCGGGTACCACCATTCTGTTTTCCAGTCATGTGATGCCAGAGGTGGCCGAGCTGTCGGACCGTGTGCTGGTGATGGCGGCGGGGCAGATCGTCGGCGCCGGTACACCGGAGCAGTTAGCGGCGGAGACCGGCTGCAATACTCTGGAGGACAGTTTTGTGGCCCTGGCCTACGGTCAGCGGGCGGGTATGACGCGAGTGGAAGGAGAGCCGGCGTGA
- a CDS encoding ABC transporter permease, translating to MNRQPSVQSLVAGLRQMAPLLRKELLEAWRDRRALLMAVCFSLMFPAALAGGTIFMVKKQSEDVTRVALIGAEHAPLIGEQLQASGLAVVSLEQGNPRALLAGDYDLVLEITDEFAERYRDFRAPRLYLYVNSSDTGSGRAQRELQERLGALQQMVVTQRLSARGVAPQLLAPWVLETRDVSTPSSRGALILATVPGLLIMTLFIACLATAVDSSAGERERLSLEPLLVQPLAGWQIITAKTLAVASLGWLGSLLAIAALVLLMPLMPLAEFGIQQATTVAGVVVMGLVLLPLALLVAVVQILLALRSQSFKDAQTQLSILQIAPVVLLMVLDMAQIKLADSWQLLPLIGQQQWLKGLLIGDWVSPLWMLAGSAVTLILVGMAVLVGARALRRESLLSAS from the coding sequence GTGAACAGACAACCTAGTGTGCAGTCGCTTGTCGCCGGTCTGCGTCAAATGGCGCCGCTGTTGCGCAAGGAGCTTCTGGAGGCCTGGCGCGACCGGCGCGCGCTGCTGATGGCGGTGTGTTTTTCGCTGATGTTTCCCGCGGCGCTGGCGGGGGGAACCATTTTCATGGTCAAGAAGCAGAGCGAGGATGTCACACGCGTGGCGCTGATCGGTGCTGAACACGCACCGCTGATCGGCGAGCAGTTGCAGGCCTCCGGGCTGGCAGTGGTATCGCTGGAGCAGGGAAACCCCCGCGCGCTGTTGGCGGGTGACTACGATCTGGTGTTGGAGATCACCGATGAATTTGCCGAGCGCTATCGGGACTTCCGCGCACCGCGTCTATATCTGTATGTGAACAGTTCCGATACCGGCAGTGGCCGCGCCCAGCGCGAGCTGCAGGAGCGTCTGGGAGCGCTGCAGCAGATGGTGGTGACCCAGCGGCTGTCCGCGCGGGGAGTGGCCCCACAGCTGCTGGCGCCGTGGGTGCTGGAAACCCGCGATGTGAGCACCCCCTCCAGTCGCGGCGCGTTGATTCTGGCCACGGTGCCGGGGCTGCTGATCATGACGCTGTTTATTGCCTGTCTCGCCACCGCGGTGGACAGTTCCGCCGGTGAGCGCGAGCGCCTGAGCCTGGAGCCGTTGCTGGTACAGCCGCTGGCGGGCTGGCAGATCATCACCGCCAAGACCCTGGCGGTGGCAAGCCTGGGCTGGCTCGGATCGCTGCTGGCGATTGCGGCGTTGGTGTTGCTGATGCCGCTGATGCCGTTGGCGGAATTCGGTATACAGCAGGCCACCACGGTAGCGGGTGTTGTTGTCATGGGGCTGGTGCTGTTGCCGCTGGCGCTGCTGGTGGCGGTGGTGCAGATTCTGCTGGCGCTGCGCTCGCAGTCTTTCAAGGATGCCCAGACTCAGCTGAGTATTCTGCAGATCGCGCCGGTGGTACTGTTGATGGTGCTGGATATGGCTCAGATCAAGCTGGCGGACAGCTGGCAGCTCCTGCCGTTGATCGGTCAGCAGCAGTGGCTGAAGGGACTTTTGATCGGCGACTGGGTATCGCCCCTGTGGATGCTGGCGGGTTCCGCCGTCACGCTGATACTGGTGGGTATGGCGGTTCTGGTAGGTGCTCGCGCGTTACGGCGGGAAAGCCTGCTGTCCGCCAGTTGA
- the alr gene encoding alanine racemase, with amino-acid sequence MSISEYENEGLLTIDLGAIGDNYAWLRERLADGCRCAAVVKADAYGLGVSEVAPALYRRGCRDFFVATLAEGEQLRALLPADVSICVLTGIRPGTERRCAAAKLMPILVTVEQLRRWCAGTGSEDSNGRAAPCALKVDTGMTRLGMGEEEFARLLQVPELLGRANVQLILSHLACADEPSHPQNPAQLARFNDFVRRLRRVCPGVLASFANSSGICLGDAYHFDLARPGSALYGINPLPDRENPMRPVVNLRVPVLQQREITRDSAVGYGAEGRAVAGSWLAVVRGGYADGMLRTQSGRGRAMAIAGDEKIPVPMLGRVSMDTCVFDISALSTVQRARLEEFELLGEGWTLDDMGAVAGTIGYEILTSLGRRYRRRYL; translated from the coding sequence GTGAGCATTTCGGAATACGAGAACGAGGGATTGTTGACCATTGACCTCGGCGCCATTGGCGACAACTACGCCTGGTTGCGCGAACGCCTTGCCGATGGCTGCCGCTGTGCCGCTGTGGTCAAGGCGGATGCCTACGGCCTCGGTGTCAGCGAGGTGGCTCCCGCGCTCTACCGCCGCGGTTGCCGGGATTTTTTTGTGGCAACCCTGGCGGAGGGGGAGCAGTTGCGTGCACTGTTGCCCGCGGATGTGTCGATCTGTGTCCTGACAGGAATACGCCCCGGTACTGAGCGGCGCTGCGCAGCGGCCAAACTGATGCCGATACTGGTTACCGTGGAGCAGCTGCGCCGGTGGTGTGCGGGAACCGGTTCAGAGGATTCGAACGGTCGTGCCGCGCCCTGCGCACTCAAGGTGGACACCGGAATGACCCGGCTCGGCATGGGGGAAGAGGAGTTTGCCCGGTTGCTGCAGGTGCCGGAGTTGCTCGGTCGTGCCAACGTGCAGCTGATCCTGAGCCACCTGGCCTGCGCCGACGAGCCGAGTCATCCGCAGAACCCGGCCCAACTCGCCCGGTTCAACGATTTCGTCCGCCGTCTGCGCCGGGTCTGCCCGGGTGTGCTGGCGAGCTTTGCCAATTCATCGGGGATCTGCCTCGGCGACGCCTATCACTTCGATCTGGCGCGTCCCGGTTCGGCGCTCTATGGCATCAATCCGCTGCCGGATCGTGAAAATCCCATGCGCCCGGTGGTCAATCTGCGCGTGCCGGTGTTGCAGCAGCGCGAAATTACCCGCGATAGCGCCGTGGGGTATGGCGCCGAAGGCCGCGCCGTTGCCGGCAGCTGGCTTGCGGTGGTGCGGGGCGGGTACGCCGACGGGATGCTGCGCACCCAGAGTGGTCGCGGGCGCGCCATGGCGATTGCCGGTGATGAGAAAATCCCCGTGCCGATGCTGGGGCGTGTATCCATGGATACCTGCGTTTTCGATATCTCTGCGCTCAGTACTGTCCAGCGGGCGCGACTCGAAGAGTTTGAGCTGCTGGGGGAGGGTTGGACGCTGGACGACATGGGCGCTGTCGCCGGTACCATCGGCTATGAAATCCTCACGTCCCTTGGGCGGCGCTATCGCCGCCGTTATCTCTGA